CGCTGCACGCCCGGCATGGCGATCATCTACGCGGAGATGAAGGCGAAGTACAAGACGAGCGCTCTGCCGGAAATATGGGATATCTTGCGGCAAAAGGTGAATGACGCCAAGATCAAGCTCCCGCCGGGCGTGACGGTTGTCGTTAATAACGACTTCGGCGACGTGTACGGCCAGTATTACGCCCTGACCGGCGAGGGATACTCGCTGAAGGAGCTGAAGGACTTCGCCGACGTGATCAAGCGCGAGTTGGTCTTGGTCCCCGGCGTGGCGAGCGTCAAAATCATCGGCGACCGGCCTGACGTGGTGCGCATAGAGTTCACGCCGGAACGGCTGGCGGCCATGCACCTGCCGCCGTTGGCGCTGTACTCGGTGCTGAATCAGCAGAACGCGGTGACCGACGCCGGTCAGGTGAAGCTGAGCGACCGGCTGATTCGGCTTGACCCGACAAGCGGCATTTCAAGCCTCAGTGATCTGGAAAATCTCGTTGTGGGCGGAAGCGGTGGCTCACTGGTGCGCCTGTCCGACCTCGGTCAGGTCACCCGCGGCCCGGCCGAGCCGCCTCAGCTTTTGATGGAATATGACAACCGGCCGGCGCTCGGCATCGGCATTTCGACCGTCGAGGGCGGCAACGTGGTCGCGATGGGCGAGGCCGTCAAGGCGCGGCTGGAAAAGCTGAAGCCCTTCATGCCCATCGGAATGGAGCTTCAGCCGGTGTACCTGCAGTCCGACGGCGTGACTCAGTCGGTCAACGAGTTCGTCATGAACGTCATCGAGTCGGTAGCCATCGTGGTCGGCATTCTGCTGATCTTCATGGGACTCAGGACGGGGTTGCTCATCGGCCTTGTCCTTCTGCTGGTCATCGCGGCGACTCTGGCGACAATGAAGGTCCTAGGGATTTTCCTTCAGATCGTGTCCCTCGGCACCCTGATCGTCGCCTTGGGCATGCTGGTTGACAACGCGATCGTCATCTCCGAAGAGATGCTCGTCGGGGTCGGGCGGGGCGAAGAGCTGACGGCCGTGGCCGAAAAAGCTGTGACGGTCAATTTCTGGCCGCTTCTGGGCGGGACCCTGATCGCCATTCTCGGGTTCATGCCCGTCGGCCTGTCGAACGAGGCGGCCGGCGAATTTTGCCGGAGCCTGTTCCAGGTCATCTCCATTTCCCTGCTGTGGAGCTGGGTTTTGGCCCTGACTGCCACGCCGGCGCTGGGCTCGTTCCTGCTTCACGGCACCAAGGTAGTCGATGACCCGTATGACAGTTTCCTGTTTCGGTGGTACCGCCGTTTCCTAGAGTGGTGCATTCGTTGGCGGTTCCTCGTCATCCTGATGACGATCGGATGTTTTGCCGTCTCCGTGGCGGGGTTCAAGTCGGTGAAGAAGTCGTTCTTCCCCAACTCGAACAGCCCGTATTTCATCATCGACCTGTGGTCGCCTCAGGGGACGGATATTAACAGTCACCTTGAGAAGGCACGGGCGATAGCCCTCGGGCTGAGCGCGAGAAAAGACGTTAAGCACGTGACGGTCGTGGCCGGCGGCGGCGGGCTTCGGTTCCTTCTGACGATTGCGCCGCCGGACCCGAACAGTTCGTTCGCTCAGATGATCGTCGAGACGGACGGGGAGGACGGCCCGCTGGCCGCCCTTCAGGACGCCGAGCGGATGATGTCCCAGATGCCCGGAGTGGAAGGCGTCTGCAAGCTGTTCAGCAAGGGGAGCGGTCTGACTGCTAAGGTCGAGGCCCGGTTCAGCGGCCCCGATCCGAACGTCCTGCGCGAGCTGGCCGACAAGGCGGCGGTGATCTTCCGCTCCACGCCGGGAAGCCGGTTTACCCGCACGGACTGGCGCGACCGGGTGAAGGTGCTCAAGCCCCAGATCTCGGTGGACCGAATGCGCCACTTGGGACTGACCCGGCCGATGATCGCCCAGACGATTCACATGGTCTCGGGCGGGACGACGGTAGGCCTTTACCGGGACGGCAAGGACCTGCTGCCGATTTTGGCGACCGTGCCGAAGAAAATTCGTTTTGACTACGGCGCGCTTCGGTCCCTGCCGATCTGGGCTCCTGCCGCGTTGGGGACTGTGCCCCTTTCGTCGGTGGTGACGTCCTTTGAAAGCGACTGGGAGGACCAGATCCTTTGGACCTACAACCGGCAGCTGGCGATTCTCGTCCAGAGCGAGGTAGCGCTGAACCAAAACGCCAACGACTTTTTGGACGCCGTGCGGCCGAAAGTCGAGGCCATTCCGCTGCCTGTGGGGTACAAGCTGGAATGGGCCGGCGAGTACAAGACCAGCGGCGAAGCCGTTCGAGGGATTATTCAGCTCCTGCCGTACGGCGTGATCGGCATGTTCTTCCTGATGGTCCTGCTGTTTAACGGGTTCATTGAGCCGACGATCATCTTCCTGTGCCTGCCGCTGACGGTGATCGGCGTGACTTGGGGGCTGCTCCTGAGCAACCAGCCGTTCTCGTTCTTGGCGTTTTTGGGATTCCTGAGCCTGATGGGAATGCTCTCGAAGAACTCGATCGTGCTGTTGGATCAAGTGGCGTCGGAGTTCGCCGCCGGCAAGGATCGGTACGAGGTGATCGTGAACGCCGGGGTGAGCCGACTGCGTCCTGTGAGCATGTCGGCCGTGACGACCGTTCTGGGAATGATCCCGTTGGCTGGCGACAAGCTGTTCGCGCCGCTGGCTGTGACGATTATGGCCGGTCTCACCGTGGCGACGGTCTTGACCCTGATTATCGTGCCGGTGCTCTGTTCGATCTTCTACCGAGTCCCACCGCGCCGCTGCCATGAGTAAGGCGCGGAAGCGGCTGTTCATTCTTGGCGTTCTTGCCGCGTCGGCGCTTCTCTCCTTTTGGGGGTGGCGCCGCCTCGGTTCGCTTGAGCTGGTGGAAGCCCGGTTAGCCTCGTGGCCGGCGTCTCAGGTCGTTCGGTCCCGTGACGGGACTATCATCGGCATGTCTCTGTCCGCCGACGGCGAGTTCTGCGTGCCGGTTCCCCTGTCTTCCATGGGGAAGCTGATGCCCCGGCTGACCGTGCTGGTGGAGGACAAACGGTTCTGGCGTCACGGCGGGGTGGATTGGCAGGGGCTGGCTTCGGCCGCCGTTGACTGGGCGTTCCGGGGCCGCCGCCGGGGCGGGTCGACGATCACGACGCAGGTCATCCGCATGGCGTACCCCGCGCCGCGGACCTTGGGGACGAAGATTCGGGAGTTCGCCCAGGCGGACACATTGGAGCGCCGGCTGAAGAAAGAACAGATCCTTGAGCTGTACTTGAACCGGGCGCCTTTTGGCTCCAATATCCGTGGCGTCGAGGCGGCCGCCCAGATGTGGTTCGGCCGAACATGCCAGCACTTGACGGCCGCTCAGGCGGCCCTGCTGGTCGGCATGGTCAAGGCGCCGACCGCGTACCGTCCGGACTTGAACCCGCAGGCGGCCAAACGCAGGCGGGATCTTATTCTGTCGATGGCCAAGGATGCCGGGATTATCGACAGCTTTCAGTACCAGTGCGCGCTGGACGAGGCTCTGCCCAGCAGACTGCTTCAGCCGCCGTCTCAGGAGCTTCTGTTCTGTCAGGCTGTCACCGACCGGCTGATTGGGCAGGACGTGACGACGACGCTTGATCGGTCGTGTCAGAAGATAGTCCGCTCGGCGCTTGAAACCGCGTTGGCCCACCAGCCGCCGGAAGTGACGGCAGCGGCCGTCCTGCTGGAAAACGAGACCGGCGCGGTCCGGGCTCTGGTGCCGAACGCCCGATGGGGCAGCGGGAACTCGGGCCAGTGGGTTGACTGTTCCTCCGCCCTTCGTTCGCCCGGGTCGTCCCTCAAGCCGTTCGTCTACGCGATGGCCTTCGAGCGGGGCGTCCTGACGCCCGGCCTGCTGATGGCCGACACGCCGCTCGGCATGGGCGGACGGACGCCGCGGAACTTCGACAAACTGTACCGCGGCCCGGTGAGCGCGAAACGGGCGCTGAACGACTCGCTGAACGTCCCGGCCGTCCGGGCCCTGCGGGCCGTGTCGGCTGACGAGCTTCTGCGGCGGATGAGACGGGCCGGACTGGAAAACATCAAAAAGGAAGCCGACTGGTACGGGGATTCGCTCGTGCTGGGCGGCTGTGAGGTGAGCCCCCTTCAGCTGGCGGAGGCCTGCACGGTCTTCGCTCGGTTGGGGGAGCGAATTTCGCCTGTATTTGAGGCCGGTCGGACTGGCGCCGTCGAGCAGGTGTTCACGCCTCAAGCCGCTTGGCTGGTCACCGACTGCCTGTCCGATCCGTCCCGGCTGCCGATCACCCTGCGGTCGGTGGACGCCCTTCGGGGCAAGTTCGCTTTTAAGACCGGGACGAGCTACGGCCTTCGGGACGCGTGGACGGCCGTTTGGAACGGTCGGTGGACGTTGGTCGTGTGGCTGGGAGATCCGACCGGGCGCCCTCACAGCACGCTTGTCGGGCTGTCAGCGGCGGTTCCCGCGGCCAGCCAGATTTTCCGTCATCTGCCTGAAGGGTGGCCTGTGCCTCGTCCCGAGGGGCTCGAGCGGCGGAGCGTCTGTTCCCTGTCGGGGCTACCCCCTTCGCCGGCCTGCGCGACTCGGACGTCCGACTGGTACATTCCGGCTGTCTCCCCTTCGGGGGTTTGCCAAATGCACCGATACCACGGCGGGCGGGTGGTGACCGTCTGGCCGAAGGAGCTTTCCCGCTACATGTCCGGCCGCGACAGGCCCGGTCAGATGATCGTGGCCTCTCCGTTGGACGGGGCGGACTACCTGTACTACGAGCAGGGCAGCAAGCTGGCTCTGCGGTGCGAGGGAGCGGGCCAAGTTCACTGGTTTGTCGACGGACAGTTCGTCGGCACGTCGCCTTCCGGAACTGACTCGGTGATGTGGCCGATGAAGCCGGGCAAGCACGAGGCGACGGTCATGGACGGTACGGGCAGGAAGCGATCGGTTTCTTTTACTGTTTCGTCGATCTTTTCCGAGCCGGGAGAGCTTCAGGAGCTCGTGCCGGAACCTTCCAAGCCGTAGAGAAACGGCGCTGTGCTTTATCTGCTGTAGTTCATCTGGAGAGGAGAATTGGATGTCTGTCGTTTCACCTGTTATTGCGCTGCTGTCCTTGATGTTTTTGGGGTGGTGGCTCCATGGACGCGGGATTGTGACCGAAGCGGCTGAGGTCGGAATGACCCAGCTGCTTTTTTATGCTTTCATGCCGGCGGCCCTGTTCGTCGCGGGGCTCAAGTTCCGGCCCGGACAGGTCCAGGGGCTGAGGTACACGCTGATCATTTATGGCGGGTTCCTGTTCGCGATGGCGGCGGCGGGACTGCTGGCGTGGCTTCGGGGATTTGACCGGCGGCGGGTCGGCGCGGTCTTTCTGGCCGACGTGCGGAGCAACATCATCTACGTGGCCATGCCGTTGGTCGCCCTGTGGCTGGGCGAGGACGGCGAGTCGGCCATGGCGGCTTTCGTCGCGCTGTCGACGCCGTTCTACAACATCGGCCCGCTGATGGCGGCGGAGGTCGCCCTGTCCGGCCGGTTTGACTGGCAGGGCTTGGCCGACGGGGCCAAGCGGACCGCCGTCAACCCGGTGTTCATCGCGCCGCTTTTGGCGATGGGGTTCGTCTTCACCGGCACGGCCTCGGTCATCCCTGAATGGCTGCTGACGGCCTTGGGAATTATGGGGCAGGGCTCGACGGCTCTGGCCCTCGTCGTCATCGGCGCGTCGCTGGACCTTCATGGTCTCCCCCGGGCGCTGAAAGGCTGCTGGCCTGACTTGGCGGTCAAGCTGGTTCTGCTGCCGCTTTTCGTCTTCGCCTGTTATCTCGTTTGGCCTCTGTCGGATAAGACGGCTATGGTGGCGACGGTCATCACCTGCGCGGCCAGCCCAGCGTTCAACTGTTACATCATCGGCCGGTCGATCGGCCTCGACGCGGAGTACCTGTCGGGCCTGCTGGCATGTGGGACCGTCATCGGCGCCGGAACGGCTGCCGTTTGGATGGCTCTCGCGTCGGCTTTTTTGTAAAGAGAATTCTTGACTGGCTGAGCGGTCTGTTTTATGATGAGCAAAACGTCAAATGAACGCGTTTCGGCCCAGGGAAGCCGGTGAAAATCCGGCGCGGTGCCGCCACTGTGAGCTCGGGCCCCTCGGGGCCCGGCGAGTCAGACTGCTGGCCGGACGCGAGTCTTCGATGGCCCGCGGCCTACGGGTAACTTCGATGTTTCGCCGAGGGCGCTTACCCCAACGGCGGCAACAGCGACGGGCAAAGGCCCGTCGCTTTTTTAGCCAGTTTTAAAGACAGCAGGAACAGATCACAAAGGAGGAATGGGAGAATGTTTGGATCCAAAAAGGTTTTGCTTTCCCTGGGAGCTGCAGCTGCGGCTCTCGCGATGGCGGCGTCAGGGGCCGGCGCTCAGGACGTGCCGACCGTCTCCGGCGAGGTGGACGGGGTCAAGTACACCTGCAAATTCGAGCAGGCGCCCAAGCGGGCGGTCAGCCTGTCCCACTTCACCACTGAGATGATGCTGGCTCTGGGGCTCGAGCCGTCGATGGTCGGCACCGCGTTCCTCGAGGAGCCGATTTATCCGCCCGTTGCCGAGGCGTACAAGAAGGTCCCCGTGCTGTCCGACACTTGGCCGTCGATGGAAGTCTTCATGGCCACTTCGCCGGACTTCGCCACCGGCTGGGCTACCGCCTTCTCCAAGAAGGGGCTGGAAGCTCAGGCGCTGCTCGATCGGAACGTGAAGATTTTCATTCCCCGTTCGACCGTGGACTTTGACGCCAACCTGGACACGCTGTTTGACGATTTCATGACCTTCGGGCGCATCTTCCGGGTTGAAGACCGGGCGAAGGCGTACGTGGAAAAGCAGAAGGAGCAGCTGGCGGCGATTCAGAAGCGCATTGCCGGCAAGCCCGCGAAGAAGATTTTCATCTACGATTCGGGCAGCGACGACGCGTTCACCGTGTATGAGGGTTTCACCACCAACCTGTTCCGCCTGATCGGCGCCGAGAACATTTTGGCCGGCAAGGGCGTGAAGAAGACGTGGGGCAAGTGCAGCTGGGAAGAAGTCGTGGCCGGAAACCCGGACGTGATCGTGGTCATCGGCTACAGCAAGAGCGTTCGCTTCCAGGAGACCGACGCGCCCACGAAGATCGAGTGGCTTAAGAACTTCGCGCCCCTCAAGGACGTGACGGCCATCAAGAACAACGCGTTCGCACAGGTGAGCTTGGCTGATATCTGCCCGGGCATCCGGAACATCGACGCTCTGGAGCGGCTGAGCAAGGCTGTGTATGGCGACTAGAACTGACAGGAGGGCAAAAGCGGGCACGCTTTTGCCCTTTCTTTTGGTCTTCTTGGTCGTCTCGGTGCTGCTGTCGCTCGGCATCGGCGCGGTTCACGTCCCGCTGTCCCAGACGGCGGCCGTCCTCGTCTCGCACCTGTGGGGCGGCCCGGGCGGAGGGCCAGCGGCCGAGGCGATCGTCTGGGGGCTGCGCCTTCCCCGGGTGCTTCTTGCCGCCTCTGGAGGGGCGGTCTTGGCTCTGGCCGGCGTCTTGATGCAGACTTTGACTCGCAACCCGGTAGCCGAACCGTACGTGCTGGGCCTTTCCAGCGGGGCGTCGGCCGGCGCGGTGTGGATCATCATCTTCGGCGGGCTGCCGTGGGCCGGCGGGTGGGCCGTCCAGCTGGGCGCCTTCGCCGGCGCCGTGCTCTCGCTGGCCGTCGTGCTGTCGCTGGCGGGAAAAAGGCCGTCAGCCCTGCGGCTGGTGCTTTTAGGGCTGGGCGTCGGGGCGTTTTTCTCAGCCTTAACGGCGTTCACGCTCTGCGAGGCCCACAACGACTCGGAGCTGCGCAGCGCGATGTTCTGGATGCTGGGCAGCTTTTCGACCGCCCGGCTGGCCGATCTGCCGCCGGTGCTGTTGGCGCTGGCCGCTGGCGTGGTCGGGACCTTGGCCGCTCACAAAGAGTTGGACGGTCTGTTGCTGGGCGACGGACCTGCCGCGTCGCTGGGCATTCCCGTTCGGCCGGTTCGGATCGGCGCGGCCCTGACGTCCGCTCTGGTGGTGGCGCTGTTGGTGTCTAAAACCGGCGTGGTTGGGTTTGTCGGGCTACTCGCGCCGCACTTGGCCCGCCGTCTCGTCGGGCCGGGGCACAAGGGGCTGACGGCCGTGGCCCTGCCCTTGGGCGCGATTATCCTCGTCTGGGGGGACACGCTCGCCCGCACGGTGTACGCGCCTCAGGAACTGCCGGTCGGGGTCCTCACGTCTCTGGTCGGCGCGCCGTTGTTCGTGTGGCTCGTCCAGAAAGACTATTCGTTCGGAGGCCAGTCGTGATAGAGATTAAAGATCTGAGCTGCCAGCTTGGGGACCGGTACGTGCTGGATCACGTGTCCTGCTCGTTCGGCGACGGGCTGGTCACGGCGGTCATCGGCCCGAACGGTAGCGGAAAGACGACGCTCCTGCGCCACCTGACCCGAACCTATCCGTCCCAAGGCCGGATAAAAATCGACGGCGTGCCGCTGGAGACCCTGTCGTCCCGGCAGCTGGCCAGAAACTTGGCCGTGCTGGAACAGGACGCCATGCTGCTGGGAGCTGACTTTACCGCTTCCGATTTGGTGGTGATGGGCCGTTACGCCCAGCGCGGATTCGGCCGGGCGTACGAGGCGGACGACTTTGGATTCGCCGAGGCCGCGTTGGCTCGGGTGGGCCTCGAGGGGTTCGGATCCCGTCGGGTGTCCGATATGTCCGGCGGGGAGCGGCAGCGGGTCATGCTGGCCCGGGTGCTGTGTCAGGACGCCGCGGCGCTCGTCCTCGACGAGCCGATGAACCACCTTGACCCGGCTCACGCTTTGGCCGTTGCGGCGCTGCTCCGGCAGGAGAAGAAGACGACCGCGGTGGTCATTCACGACCTGAACTTGGCGTCTCTCGTCGCCGACCGGATTTTGGCACTGGAAGACGGACGAGTGGCCGGGTACGGGACGCCGGCCGAGTTGCTGACGGCCCCGTTCGTCAAGAAACTGTTCGGCGTGGACGCGGCTGTGACGCTCTTCGACGGCCGGCCGCACTTGGCCTTTCGACTTCCCGGATAACGTGGCGAATAAAAATGCCGCCGCCCTCAAAAGGGCGGCGGCGTTTTTATTTGCCGTCAGCGCGAAAGGGAACCTTCCGGCGTCAGGGACAGGAGCCGGGAGCTGTTGAGCAGGACGGCGAACGCGCCCACGTTGTGGAGCACCGCGCCGGTCAGAGGGACGACGATTCCCGCGGCCGAGAGGGCGATCATGACGAAGCTGATCGAGAACGTGAGAGCCACGTTCTGGACGATGATCCGTCTGGTGGAGCGGGCCAAGTCGAGGGCGAACGGGATGTGGTTCAGGTCGTTGTTCATCAGAGCCACGTCCGCGCTGTCCACGGCGGCGTCGCTGCCCATGGCGCCGAGCGCCAGTCCGACGTCGGCTTCGGCCAACGCCGGCACGTCGTTGACCCCGTCGCCGGCAACCAGTACTACGCCGGACCCTCGAAGCTCTCGGACGGCTTCCAGCTTGTCTTCCGGCAGGAGCCGGGAGCGGATATCGTCCATGCCGCAGGCTTTCCCCACGGCCTGAGCCGATGAGTCGTTGTCGCCGGTCAGCATGACGATCCTCTTCACGCCCAGCTGGCGCAGACGTCCCATGGCCTCCGGGGCGCTGTTCCTCACTTGGTCGCCGAAGAGCAGACAGCCCAGCAGGCGGCCGTTTTTCGCAGTCCACGACACCGGGCCGATGTTTGAGACGTCCGGCACGTCAAAGCCCTCTTCGGTCAGCCAGCCGGCGCTGCCGAAAAGGATGACGTCGCCGCCGCGCCGGGCTTCCATGCCTCGGCCGGAGTGTTCCCGCACTTCCCAGTCCGTCCACGAGCCGGCGGTTCCGGCAGCGGCGGCAACGGCCCGGGAGATGGGATGAAGCGAGTCTTTGGCGGCAACGGCTGCCGCTTCGAGCAGTTCACTTTTCGTGACGCCGGGCTGTGGCTGAAGGTCGGTGCACTGAAGCTCGCCCAGCGTGAGGGTTCCCGTCTTGTCCAAAACGACCG
This is a stretch of genomic DNA from Jonquetella anthropi DSM 22815. It encodes these proteins:
- a CDS encoding AEC family transporter, translating into MSVVSPVIALLSLMFLGWWLHGRGIVTEAAEVGMTQLLFYAFMPAALFVAGLKFRPGQVQGLRYTLIIYGGFLFAMAAAGLLAWLRGFDRRRVGAVFLADVRSNIIYVAMPLVALWLGEDGESAMAAFVALSTPFYNIGPLMAAEVALSGRFDWQGLADGAKRTAVNPVFIAPLLAMGFVFTGTASVIPEWLLTALGIMGQGSTALALVVIGASLDLHGLPRALKGCWPDLAVKLVLLPLFVFACYLVWPLSDKTAMVATVITCAASPAFNCYIIGRSIGLDAEYLSGLLACGTVIGAGTAAVWMALASAFL
- the pbpC gene encoding penicillin-binding protein 1C, whose protein sequence is MSKARKRLFILGVLAASALLSFWGWRRLGSLELVEARLASWPASQVVRSRDGTIIGMSLSADGEFCVPVPLSSMGKLMPRLTVLVEDKRFWRHGGVDWQGLASAAVDWAFRGRRRGGSTITTQVIRMAYPAPRTLGTKIREFAQADTLERRLKKEQILELYLNRAPFGSNIRGVEAAAQMWFGRTCQHLTAAQAALLVGMVKAPTAYRPDLNPQAAKRRRDLILSMAKDAGIIDSFQYQCALDEALPSRLLQPPSQELLFCQAVTDRLIGQDVTTTLDRSCQKIVRSALETALAHQPPEVTAAAVLLENETGAVRALVPNARWGSGNSGQWVDCSSALRSPGSSLKPFVYAMAFERGVLTPGLLMADTPLGMGGRTPRNFDKLYRGPVSAKRALNDSLNVPAVRALRAVSADELLRRMRRAGLENIKKEADWYGDSLVLGGCEVSPLQLAEACTVFARLGERISPVFEAGRTGAVEQVFTPQAAWLVTDCLSDPSRLPITLRSVDALRGKFAFKTGTSYGLRDAWTAVWNGRWTLVVWLGDPTGRPHSTLVGLSAAVPAASQIFRHLPEGWPVPRPEGLERRSVCSLSGLPPSPACATRTSDWYIPAVSPSGVCQMHRYHGGRVVTVWPKELSRYMSGRDRPGQMIVASPLDGADYLYYEQGSKLALRCEGAGQVHWFVDGQFVGTSPSGTDSVMWPMKPGKHEATVMDGTGRKRSVSFTVSSIFSEPGELQELVPEPSKP
- a CDS encoding efflux RND transporter permease subunit, translated to MELGRGSIVRRVSVLFFCFLIAVAGAVSYFELGKLEDPTFTIKTAIVAAVYPGASADEVRREVADPLEEAIQAMGQLKEIKTRCTPGMAIIYAEMKAKYKTSALPEIWDILRQKVNDAKIKLPPGVTVVVNNDFGDVYGQYYALTGEGYSLKELKDFADVIKRELVLVPGVASVKIIGDRPDVVRIEFTPERLAAMHLPPLALYSVLNQQNAVTDAGQVKLSDRLIRLDPTSGISSLSDLENLVVGGSGGSLVRLSDLGQVTRGPAEPPQLLMEYDNRPALGIGISTVEGGNVVAMGEAVKARLEKLKPFMPIGMELQPVYLQSDGVTQSVNEFVMNVIESVAIVVGILLIFMGLRTGLLIGLVLLLVIAATLATMKVLGIFLQIVSLGTLIVALGMLVDNAIVISEEMLVGVGRGEELTAVAEKAVTVNFWPLLGGTLIAILGFMPVGLSNEAAGEFCRSLFQVISISLLWSWVLALTATPALGSFLLHGTKVVDDPYDSFLFRWYRRFLEWCIRWRFLVILMTIGCFAVSVAGFKSVKKSFFPNSNSPYFIIDLWSPQGTDINSHLEKARAIALGLSARKDVKHVTVVAGGGGLRFLLTIAPPDPNSSFAQMIVETDGEDGPLAALQDAERMMSQMPGVEGVCKLFSKGSGLTAKVEARFSGPDPNVLRELADKAAVIFRSTPGSRFTRTDWRDRVKVLKPQISVDRMRHLGLTRPMIAQTIHMVSGGTTVGLYRDGKDLLPILATVPKKIRFDYGALRSLPIWAPAALGTVPLSSVVTSFESDWEDQILWTYNRQLAILVQSEVALNQNANDFLDAVRPKVEAIPLPVGYKLEWAGEYKTSGEAVRGIIQLLPYGVIGMFFLMVLLFNGFIEPTIIFLCLPLTVIGVTWGLLLSNQPFSFLAFLGFLSLMGMLSKNSIVLLDQVASEFAAGKDRYEVIVNAGVSRLRPVSMSAVTTVLGMIPLAGDKLFAPLAVTIMAGLTVATVLTLIIVPVLCSIFYRVPPRRCHE
- a CDS encoding ABC transporter substrate-binding protein gives rise to the protein MFGSKKVLLSLGAAAAALAMAASGAGAQDVPTVSGEVDGVKYTCKFEQAPKRAVSLSHFTTEMMLALGLEPSMVGTAFLEEPIYPPVAEAYKKVPVLSDTWPSMEVFMATSPDFATGWATAFSKKGLEAQALLDRNVKIFIPRSTVDFDANLDTLFDDFMTFGRIFRVEDRAKAYVEKQKEQLAAIQKRIAGKPAKKIFIYDSGSDDAFTVYEGFTTNLFRLIGAENILAGKGVKKTWGKCSWEEVVAGNPDVIVVIGYSKSVRFQETDAPTKIEWLKNFAPLKDVTAIKNNAFAQVSLADICPGIRNIDALERLSKAVYGD
- a CDS encoding ABC transporter ATP-binding protein yields the protein MIEIKDLSCQLGDRYVLDHVSCSFGDGLVTAVIGPNGSGKTTLLRHLTRTYPSQGRIKIDGVPLETLSSRQLARNLAVLEQDAMLLGADFTASDLVVMGRYAQRGFGRAYEADDFGFAEAALARVGLEGFGSRRVSDMSGGERQRVMLARVLCQDAAALVLDEPMNHLDPAHALAVAALLRQEKKTTAVVIHDLNLASLVADRILALEDGRVAGYGTPAELLTAPFVKKLFGVDAAVTLFDGRPHLAFRLPG
- a CDS encoding FecCD family ABC transporter permease, with the protein product MATRTDRRAKAGTLLPFLLVFLVVSVLLSLGIGAVHVPLSQTAAVLVSHLWGGPGGGPAAEAIVWGLRLPRVLLAASGGAVLALAGVLMQTLTRNPVAEPYVLGLSSGASAGAVWIIIFGGLPWAGGWAVQLGAFAGAVLSLAVVLSLAGKRPSALRLVLLGLGVGAFFSALTAFTLCEAHNDSELRSAMFWMLGSFSTARLADLPPVLLALAAGVVGTLAAHKELDGLLLGDGPAASLGIPVRPVRIGAALTSALVVALLVSKTGVVGFVGLLAPHLARRLVGPGHKGLTAVALPLGAIILVWGDTLARTVYAPQELPVGVLTSLVGAPLFVWLVQKDYSFGGQS